Proteins from a single region of Apium graveolens cultivar Ventura chromosome 7, ASM990537v1, whole genome shotgun sequence:
- the LOC141673972 gene encoding uncharacterized protein LOC141673972, producing the protein MERSFKLVRLGEEQKTVYVAYFLKEEAIYWWDSVKALEEVQPVTWTRFKELFLEKYYPRYMQKQMEMKFLELKQESMTILEYEKKFTELSRFVTKYVNTDEEKAQRFQQGLEYWIRDRVSMFEIGTYAGVVQKAALVESNGAQSRMKRDIKKRKVFHQKERSVSGYQQDRIVKRIGFQK; encoded by the coding sequence atggagagaTCTTTCAAATTGGTTCGATTAGGGGAAGAACAGAAGACCGTTTATGTCGCGTATTTCTTAAAAGAGGAAGCGatttattggtgggattcagtcaAAGCTTTGGAAGAAGTTCAACCAGTTACTTGGACTAGGTTTAaggagttatttttggaaaaatattacCCCCGGTATATGCAGAAACAGATGGAGATGAAATTCCTGGAATTGAAACAAGAAAGTATGACCAtcttggaatatgagaagaagtttacagaaTTGTCAAGATTTGTGACTAAGTATGTGAATACTGATGAAGAGAAGGCTCAGAGGTTTCAACAAGGGCTCGAATATTGGATTCGAGATAGAGTGTCGATGTTTGAGATTGGTACTTACGCTGGGGTAGTTCAGAAAGCAGCATTGGTTGAAAGTAATGGAGCACAATCCAGAATGAAAAGAGATATTAAGAAGAGGAAAGTGTTTCATCAGAAGGAGAGGTCGGTATCAGGGTACCAGCAAGATAGAATCGTGAAGAGAATTGGATTCCAGAAATGA